ATCTATAGCTAACTGCATTTTCTTGATTCTCAGTATTGTTGTGCATGATAATTTCCATAAGAAAAGAGTCTCAATAATTTTGTAAGTCCATATCGCTGTCTTCATAAAatcaggttccaccgagatttgaactcggatcgctggattcagagtccagagtgctaaccattacaccatggaacccCGCGATTGCGTCACGGTGTCTATATGCTTATATCTATAGTTTTGAACTGCTTTTTTGAACTAACATTTATGAatcaatatttcacattttcatacaaGAGAGCTAATcgataaacagacaaacacatgaataaaaaatcTATGGAAAGAAAAATTCAACCATTCATATACTTTAGCTACACGGAAGATGGGTGgggtggttaagaccagtagccccgtgtgcagagacatcatggtcacaagtaaGTatccttgtaagtcgctttggataaaagcgtctgctaaatgacgtAATGTAAGATCGATTAATACTTCACCTTACCTAAATAAAACAACACCTTCTGTCTATGAATTGagaatttaaacaaatacaattttgCAACATGTTAcataacatattttaaagatGTATGACACATATTGTCATAATAACACAttatatatttgaaaataaaacagggagTTACATTGGTGTTACTGAAAATGTACATAAGTTTCATGGTGATCGTGGTCACGAGAGACAGGTGGGTGATGTGAGGCACTCGCACACCTGTCTTTAATTAGCAGTGTCACCAGCAGCCGAACGTCTttgactgtaaaacaaaaccCACAACGTGCTTTCttttactgaatttaaaaagaTAATGTAAGCAAAACAGTTAAATACAGTTTATTCGATTTTAGAATGAGTATTACAGTGGATTAATCCACGTTTGTAATTGTTTCAGGAACTCCTTAAAGTTTAACTTCATCTTTTTCGTCATGTTGCTTCGGGACGTAGCGTTTGGTGAGTAGAAGTTAGAGCATCCGCCATTTTAGTTAAGGTGACACAAATGATTTTTCATAATCGGAAGTATTTGCGTGGATTTTCTTGCAGGAAGGCTCGGTGACAtttccttctctgtgtgttggatGAGTAACAACGAGGCCCTGGAAAGGTAAAAGCAcgacaaacacatttgtgaaagaaaacagTCGACGTAGAAAGGTTGTGTCTTATATgggaaaacacatttagaaaatacattttatcgAGGTAACCTATCTCCGAAGAAATTTCTACATATAACGCTGTTTTATATTCCGGCATtaaccaatcaatcaattaaataCGTTTTAAGTCTCCAGTGCTTTAAAATATACTGAGTCTTGTTTACATATAACACAAATACAGAAGAACATTAGGCCACATAAAACATATATAACTGTTAGAATTGGATGTAAATGAACAATACTTAATTTTTTGTCTCAAATCCTTTGCTGTGCGTTGTGTTGGTTCTTTAGATGTTTTATCAAATGACTCATGTTGATGGAGctacttttcttctcctcttgacTATCTAGCTGAGCAGAGCTTACTAAAAGAGACTCTTTAGTCTCTTTTAGTCATCATTGCTTATCTTAAAGTATTTTAACTGCTGTCATTGTGACACATTCGCTTATGTGCCACTCACACCTGCTCCGCTCACTTGATGATGGATAAAGTCTGATTTATGTCCATAAACACTGTGCCattaaattgacatttttaatgtttaatgtaatgttgtttGGAAATGAGATGCTCTAATGCTTTGATTGTCCTTCTTCTTTCAGACAAAATGGAGACATACGGCTGAATGACACATCACTCCTCTCCATCACAAAAGAGGGTAAAGTCACCTCCCTGACGGTGCACCCAGATGTAGAAAacaagctaacactggagtttgGAGACTTGACCCACATATGGACTTTCACCATTATGCTTAGTAAGCATGTTAGCTTTAGCACCATTTCAAATCAAGTATACGTAGTTATAAACCGTTCAAATAACTGAGTTCATCTCACTTTTAAGGTAAAAGGTTCAATAAAATCCAGGGCGTGCCCAGACCCCGGAGTGATCCAACTAATGCCACGAAGGTACTACTGACCCAACATGCAACAAACACTTCAAATGACAATTTTATACAGATGCATGGTCtatgttattttaaagtacATTCTAACTCAGTTGTGAGTGGAAGTCTTGATGACAGATGGATCTGTGCTGCGTATGTCAATCATGTATtgctgtgtttcccaaactttccaTATGGGGACCCacatgttttcagatgaaggacacagcattcaaattatgtcatgttatttaattttacaaagatcaaacagaggctgaataataacatcaacaacaatccAAATCCACCAAAAGTTATAGGCAGCCTTAATGTTTGTACGACTTTATATGTCCTTCTGTGCATTTTTACTCCTTCCCATTATTCTGTCCTCAGGTCTTTCTGAACTCGTTGAGTCCCTCTGAAGTGTTTGCATGTGAAAACAATACTGCATTCTTCCATCAGGATGAGGACTTCTTCCTTGCTACTGGTGAGATGATTATGGATGTGCCTATACAATACGCCGTATCTGtattggtctgatactggtTTAAAATTTCTGGATCAGATATCAAGAAAAGTAAAATCCTATACAATCTgtataacaataaatatcacataaatgcatCACAAAGCacagactaaaaataaaaagcagtagCAACATTTTAACCAGTTTCAGTTTTGGAAGCAGATTAATTGTTACTCTGTTGGAACATCATGCTTGGTTACTTAATTacttaagtagattttaaaaaactgtatcagactgatagCCAACAGACTAGCCATGCCCGGTAGGCCTCCTCCTTCAGCCTGATGGCTCCCCTGACCTGTGGTGTCCACCAGTGGGTCCTGGGGTTACCACCGGGACTGGCCTCAGCAACAGCTGCCTCGACAATAGCAGCGCAGAACATGGCCCATTCGGACACAATGTCCTCCACTGCCCTCGGTACGTGGTCAAAGCTCTGTCGGAGGTGGGAGTTGAAGATCATCTTGACAGGTTCTTCAGCCATGCATTCCCATCGTACCCTCACTACACATTTGGGCCTACCAGGTCTGTGCAGCATTTTCCCCCACCATCTGATCCAACTCACCACTAGCTGGTGATCAGTTGACAGGTCAGCTCCTCTCTTCAACCAagtctaaaacatgcaggccGCAGGTCAGATGATACGACAACAAAGTCTATCACTGACCTCCCACCTATGCTGTCCTGGTGCCATGTGCACTGACGGACATCCTTATGTTCAAACATAGTTTTGGTTATTAACAAACTGACTCACACAAGGTGATTAAAACTCTGTTTAATTAATGCTgtttaaaacacatacacataaatcttaattAAGAGGTTGCCATaattcagcaaatttgtttggggccCAAAATACATTTCCTGAATCCTGACCCATACTTTGGAAAGCACTTTATAAGATTGAATAAAGCACAACTTTATTCAATCATAATGTAACACAGCTTTTATATACTTTGTGTATGTAAGGTTTATGTATAACACAAACATACTTTGTTTTACTTAAGTGTATAACATAATTGGttggtgtttattttctgtccataaaaaatgtctaaaaccCACAATTTCTAACTTTAAATCAAGAGCAAAATCACTTTTTAATCATCCTACATTTATCATGTTCACTATTGATATCAGCTGATTTGAAAACGTTTCATGTTGGTCAAATAGTCCAGCCCTGTCCTGCATCATAACAGGTAAGAAGTTCAGcaggaaatgttgatgtttttgactACAGATAACTGTGAACCCTCCACACATTTTAGCGCTGAGACATTTCAGGTGTTGACCAGACTGACGCTTAACTGCTGTAACTGGTCCCCAGAGCTTGAATCCCCGATTTTGGTTAATGTGGACCTTTTTATCACTGTCTTTGGCCCAGATTGTGAAGATATCTCAGTGTAGACTGGCGTCACTGACATTCATTTGACTTACTTAAGCCATTGTCCTTGTCAAACAAGCATGTATTAATAAATGTCTTTGTCCTCAGTGTTCTCCAATTCTATATGTTCTCTCTTCCTTTTAGGCCACACCATGCGTTTCCCTGTGAAGCTTGAGTCCAGGAGCACCTCTATGTTGCTGTTCTCCTGGGTGGGGAACAGTCAGGCTGTCAACAACAGCCACACTGTCACCATGTACCGCACTGATTCAAACTCTCATATCGCATTTGGTGTGGACTCGACCACCAGCAACCAGTACGACTTCATTTCCCTGGACTCCTGCAGCCTCTATTTGGCCTGTGTGGAGATTGCAGACACTCACTCCTTCACCTGCCTCTCTGCTGTTACTGGTATGGTGCAAATAAAAGATACTAAAGGGCTAGTTCAAAGATATGATAAAGCCTGTTTGCATGCATAGTGTTCTCATACAGACCCTAAACATGTTTTGACATATGTATCTGGTATTTTGATTACTTCCAACTGACTGTAGTGAATGTAAAGTGAATTTATTTTGAGaaaaatcatcttttttgtAATTTGAATGCAAATGTATGACTTTATTGAACCCAATTCTATACAGTTAACAAACTGTATAGAATAAAAGAGATGCAATCCAAAGTTGGCAAATAAAATAAGTATATAAGAATGAAACATATTGCACAGaatacaataaataatgaatacaatatttaaaaagtttgaCTATCTATATAAAATCTAAGAAACATACTCACAGCTATACAGAAGTAAAAACGTAGAAGGTGCATGAATTGTCCATTTGTCACAAATGTATACAGTAAGTGGTGCAAGAGAGCAAGTTCTGCAAATTCATGAAGGTGCATACGTACAAGCATATGTACAATGTAAAAATGcttttgtcaaaaataatgCCTAATGGCGTCTGTTAACATTCAATTGTTTTCCTTCCAGAACCAGACATTCCAAAAGACTTTGAGGTGACGTcatggaacagcagcagcatatccCTGTCCTGGGACTGTCCTGACAACCTCAGGtactccctcttcctcctgacCATCTACTACCTCAATGGCACAGACCACATCACAGAGGAGATACTCCTCCGGTTCAAAGAGGACACCTTAGTGTACACCTTGTTTGACCTGGAGCCGTGCGCCAGGGTCAGGTTTGGCCTACAGACTATCTGTCAGTCAGGGATGGAGTTGAGCTACAGCAAGATGGTGCAGAATAATGGAAACTCTGGTGAGTCCCACACACGTTGATGGATTGACTTACTGAGGCATATATATCTATGCACTTGACAtgcttattaatatttatatattattaatatgcaAAAAGCTGTATTTATACTGAAAGTTAGAATGCATTGAAGACCAAATATATGTGGTTTATgttgaatgtgaatattataGTATGGTTTGTAGTTTGTAACCACAGCTACAGTTACTGGACAATAGCACAGTCATTGTGTGAGTTTGGGCGTTTGTCCtactttaaagtgatagttcaggcattttgaaatttgattGTATTGAGGTACTCCCACTTAATCACAGCACCAGCTGTTGCTCAGTGGTATTGTAGGTTGTCTTCCAACTGGAATTTATTTTagtaaataattaataaaatataacaagGGACACAAAGGTTTTGCCAACATAACACATTTTTGGTCCATTAGCCAATGACAACAATGTTGGGTAATCTAACAGAAACCTGGGTtgatgttgtcatgtgactcagagTCTTATGCTTCAGAGTCAGACAGTGTGAGATTTCTACATGTGATGATAACGATTCCTTTTCTCTGCTCCTCAGTCCACTCCAGCATCTGGGGCTTGTGTCAGACACCGTTCAGCCCTGACAACTACGCACTGAGGTGGGAGGTGAGCAACACTTCCTCCATATCCAAGTTCCGAGTGTACCATGAGGGGGTGCTACAGAGCACCACGCTCCTCACCAACTACACTGTTGGGGGGCTGTCGGAATGTCAACAGTACCAGGCCAAGGTGGAGGCGCTGTGTGGAGACGACGTGCTCATGAATGCCAAGACGATCACAGCACTCACTGGTAAtgacacaaaacatgacatggtcccagaacatgaacatgaaagtgGAAAATTCCAAAAGTTACTgttcaattacatttttcactTCTCAGTTAAACAATTATGTGACATCAAGCCTTTATTTTGGAAGCCTGCCTGGCTTTTGCATTTGGAAACCTGTAGTTAACACTACTCATGACCTGTTAACTCTTAAGTTTTCTCAAATCTCAGAATGCATGATATACGTccatgtgtatgtcatgattCCAACTCCACTTGAACTCAGCAAATAAACAATACTGACAATACTGTGTCCAACTGAAGGTGACTTTCTCCATTTATTTCTAAAGAAAGCTTGGTCtttggctaaaatgtgtttggaCAAGTAGAGATATTAGACCAGGGTTCATGTTAGTCTGGTATTTCCATGATTGAGAGCTCTACATGAAATTACTCTAACATATATTTAAAGTAGTAGAGTAATTTCATGTAGAGCTCTCAATCATGGAATTACCAGACATGAACCCGATATATGATTCACACAGTTACACTGCACTGCAAGTCCACTGCACTTTCAAACTTGTGTACACCTGGTCTGAGCTGGTTTGAGATTTGATCATACACTGCAATGTCCATATAAATAATGCCAATCTTTGTGTAGATCCACATTTATTGTTTGGTGTACACGCGTTTGATAAGGTGCCATTGACGTATGCTGTGTTATGTTACATGCCAATTAATACTCCACCATTTAGAGGCTTTTCTATAATCAGATATTTGAAAGTAAATATAGTAGGGAACATTTTCCAAGTGCTGCCACTAGCATAAGTACCATATGTTGCACAGTGCTTGCATACAGTTGTCGTTAACGACgtcactttttttccactggcaTCATGGGTAATGCAAAATGGCAAGAGCGCAAAACAGTTTTGCTCACACATCCTCTAACTCTGGCCCTTCTCCTGTGTCTTCTCTCACCATTTCTACAACTGACCCACACTGGCTCCTCGGCTCACCTCGTACCAAATGCCTGTCCTGGACTGTGACATGCGTACTGAAGGGCTGGGTTTTTTAAGTGAAGCGCTCTACCcctaatgtaatgtatataattTCTCTGTAATCTGTGTGTATCCAGGACCTGTTGGTATGTCTGAGCTCAGCTTCCACTCCAATGACTCCACCACCCTGTGGACACCCACTACCACACAGTTAGCTATGGCATATGTATATGAGGTGTCCTTAAAGAATGGCACCATCATCCATAACCGCAGCTTGACAGATGCACAGCTGGGCCTCTCAGGTCTGGATGAAGGGAAGAGTTACACCATGGACATATGGGAGCAGTGCGATGGAGAGTGGCCGTTTGAAGACGCTCAACTGTGTGTTGAGGCAGATAATTCATCTTCCACATTCTTTGGGACTGCTGGACCTGTCCAGGAACTAGGTCAGTCTGAGGTAGCATGAGTTCTACAAGACTTCTGTagcacagcagtgtttttattttcacagtcaCTGATTTATGTCAGCTAGGCATCAGGGCAACACATCTGTAATGAAATCTAAATCTGATTACAGCAATTTaaagttcagatgtgtatatctcagtAACGTCCTTACAGATTGGGATGAATTTTGttatgtaagatggtaataGCTATAAGCAGGTTATGTTCTATACAGAAAGTCTGGAttcagtggatcaaaatgtaagaaaaaaagtgaaaaagtgagTTTATGCCTGGACTGAGGTCTGTGCTCTCCGAGTGCTATTATTTgagttacatttatttgtaaacGATATCACaattttcttctctgtgtcccTATAGTGATGGATTTTGTGGTTTCTGACATGAGACTAACAATGGTTGTGTCCTGGTCACTGCCTGAAGATCTACAGGATGGCATGtcagaaatacaaagaaaaattGAGAAGATTTTTAAAGATAAGGTGGGTAAATACTCATTGTCTACATCAATGAAAGTAGATGGCCGATTTGCTTTTCTTAAAAAATAGTATTTTCAATAGTATGTGAAAATAGGTATTTTTCACCCCCGTGTGTGAAATCGCTAAAGACAAGACATCTTCCAGTGATATTTAGCATCTTGTGAGGCTCACTTTAGTTCcctttca
The nucleotide sequence above comes from Solea senegalensis isolate Sse05_10M linkage group LG3, IFAPA_SoseM_1, whole genome shotgun sequence. Encoded proteins:
- the LOC122766246 gene encoding uncharacterized protein LOC122766246 isoform X1; the encoded protein is MNSLKFNFIFFVMLLRDVAFGRLGDISFSVCWMSNNEALERQNGDIRLNDTSLLSITKEGKVTSLTVHPDVENKLTLEFGDLTHIWTFTIMLSKRFNKIQGVPRPRSDPTNATKVFLNSLSPSEVFACENNTAFFHQDEDFFLATGHTMRFPVKLESRSTSMLLFSWVGNSQAVNNSHTVTMYRTDSNSHIAFGVDSTTSNQYDFISLDSCSLYLACVEIADTHSFTCLSAVTEPDIPKDFEVTSWNSSSISLSWDCPDNLRYSLFLLTIYYLNGTDHITEEILLRFKEDTLVYTLFDLEPCARVRFGLQTICQSGMELSYSKMVQNNGNSVHSSIWGLCQTPFSPDNYALRWEVSNTSSISKFRVYHEGVLQSTTLLTNYTVGGLSECQQYQAKVEALCGDDVLMNAKTITALTGPVGMSELSFHSNDSTTLWTPTTTQLAMAYVYEVSLKNGTIIHNRSLTDAQLGLSGLDEGKSYTMDIWEQCDGEWPFEDAQLCVEADNSSSTFFGTAGPVQELVMDFVVSDMRLTMVVSWSLPEDLQDGMSEIQRKIEKIFKDKMQELLKDYDHPARIELATIRPAEEPDKTEIVFWSFDAMNTEENVSLPVEDQLDYIHSQNATHISVRDGIIYWDGPHLCLSLKHTSCPRNSLCVNTLGSFTCVCRHGYYDVSSVTEPQVASQPICNEKGLFSQCLDKLMTGGIAKPYLMSHIGGKVDVKLNDGRCNVEQSAMLFYFRTTRKSSECGTERRVNKTHFEYQNTLSVTLTKEETISRRDLKVVWKCVYPRHYVRNTHVSMDMEWLSALSLVQFNSSLQLALSMTLFTDESFNSSYTDVISLDRDDILYFEVALQTNNSFASYVLLQVDSCWATESSDPQDTVQGVFLHEGCPIDHTFYWLSVNGMEQKSRFSIEMFTMPKGLPLYIHCMANICGHDKDCTKNCSSQQRTKRSESQPDRSGKRAAVVSAGPVVVNTRVPTSYWAEHMTMILIVAGSMGVLGITILSVSATKAIMSYYEQLQLQ
- the LOC122766246 gene encoding uncharacterized protein LOC122766246 isoform X3 — protein: MNSLKFNFIFFVMLLRDVAFGRLGDISFSVCWMSNNEALERQNGDIRLNDTSLLSITKEGKVTSLTVHPDVENKLTLEFGDLTHIWTFTIMLSKRFNKIQGVPRPRSDPTNATKVFLNSLSPSEVFACENNTAFFHQDEDFFLATGHTMRFPVKLESRSTSMLLFSWVGNSQAVNNSHTVTMYRTDSNSHIAFGVDSTTSNQYDFISLDSCSLYLACVEIADTHSFTCLSAVTEPDIPKDFEVTSWNSSSISLSWDCPDNLRYSLFLLTIYYLNGTDHITEEILLRFKEDTLVYTLFDLEPCARVRFGLQTICQSGMELSYSKMVQNNGNSVHSSIWGLCQTPFSPDNYALRWEVSNTSSISKFRVYHEGVLQSTTLLTNYTVGGLSECQQYQAKVEALCGDDVLMNAKTITALTGPVGMSELSFHSNDSTTLWTPTTTQLAMAYVYEVSLKNGTIIHNRSLTDAQLGLSGLDEGKSYTMDIWEQCDGEWPFEDAQLCVEADNSSSTFFGTAGPVQELVMDFVVSDMRLTMVVSWSLPEDLQDGMSEIQRKIEKIFKDKMQELLKDYDHPARIELATIRPAEEPDKTEIVFWSFDAMNTEENVSLPVEDQLDYIHSQNATHISVRDGIIYWDGPHLCLSLKHTSCPRNSLCVNTLGSFTCVCRHGYYDVSSVTEPQVASQPICNEKGLFSQCLDKLMTGGIAKPYLMSHIGGKVDVKLNDGRCNVEQSAMLFYFRTTRKSSECGTERRVNKTHFEYQNTLSVTLTKEETISRRDLKVVWKCVYPRHYVRNTHVSMDMEWLSALSLVQFNSSLQLALSMTLFTDESFNSSYTDVISLDRDDILYFEVALQTNNSFASYVLLQVDSCWATESSDPQDTVQGVFLHEGIAPASSEPRGQRVSQTGVGNVLLLYLLDLWWSTPESQPLTGLST
- the LOC122766246 gene encoding uncharacterized protein LOC122766246 isoform X2 → MLLRDVAFGRLGDISFSVCWMSNNEALERQNGDIRLNDTSLLSITKEGKVTSLTVHPDVENKLTLEFGDLTHIWTFTIMLSKRFNKIQGVPRPRSDPTNATKVFLNSLSPSEVFACENNTAFFHQDEDFFLATGHTMRFPVKLESRSTSMLLFSWVGNSQAVNNSHTVTMYRTDSNSHIAFGVDSTTSNQYDFISLDSCSLYLACVEIADTHSFTCLSAVTEPDIPKDFEVTSWNSSSISLSWDCPDNLRYSLFLLTIYYLNGTDHITEEILLRFKEDTLVYTLFDLEPCARVRFGLQTICQSGMELSYSKMVQNNGNSVHSSIWGLCQTPFSPDNYALRWEVSNTSSISKFRVYHEGVLQSTTLLTNYTVGGLSECQQYQAKVEALCGDDVLMNAKTITALTGPVGMSELSFHSNDSTTLWTPTTTQLAMAYVYEVSLKNGTIIHNRSLTDAQLGLSGLDEGKSYTMDIWEQCDGEWPFEDAQLCVEADNSSSTFFGTAGPVQELVMDFVVSDMRLTMVVSWSLPEDLQDGMSEIQRKIEKIFKDKMQELLKDYDHPARIELATIRPAEEPDKTEIVFWSFDAMNTEENVSLPVEDQLDYIHSQNATHISVRDGIIYWDGPHLCLSLKHTSCPRNSLCVNTLGSFTCVCRHGYYDVSSVTEPQVASQPICNEKGLFSQCLDKLMTGGIAKPYLMSHIGGKVDVKLNDGRCNVEQSAMLFYFRTTRKSSECGTERRVNKTHFEYQNTLSVTLTKEETISRRDLKVVWKCVYPRHYVRNTHVSMDMEWLSALSLVQFNSSLQLALSMTLFTDESFNSSYTDVISLDRDDILYFEVALQTNNSFASYVLLQVDSCWATESSDPQDTVQGVFLHEGCPIDHTFYWLSVNGMEQKSRFSIEMFTMPKGLPLYIHCMANICGHDKDCTKNCSSQQRTKRSESQPDRSGKRAAVVSAGPVVVNTRVPTSYWAEHMTMILIVAGSMGVLGITILSVSATKAIMSYYEQLQLQ